In Euphorbia lathyris chromosome 2, ddEupLath1.1, whole genome shotgun sequence, the sequence ACAACAAATGGATCATATCCGAATTTTTAACACAATAAAAAATGTATGTGtcgaatataataataaaaacaattttgAAATCTTAACTCTACCTAAATTTTTAGATTAGATGGTTGTTTTAGAGGGACGAATACAATCCCTGGAGGTGGTGGGGTGCCAATTTCGCACCCTACTTGCCTTTTCCATCAAATTGATTCGATTGGGACCATTGTAATAAGAGGTGATTTCGACGGCTGAAGGTGCCGAAGTTAAGGTAAAGACAccgtaaaaaaaattctatcgCGAAGTATAGTGAAAATCTAGGGAAGCAATAAAATGAGATGAAGGGAAAGTGTGCAGAGGGCACTTTAATTAGAAATAGGTAGGAAACAGATTGATGCCTTCATATCAATAGATTTCCATTAAGCAAAAGAGACATATATTCTTTTGGAATTTCATTTTGATTTGTTAATTCACAGCTTTATATGCTTTAAAATATAAAGGATTTACCAGACATCCTTTTCATGCAACTTTTGAATTTTGTTGAGTGGTGGTTCCCCTCCTTCGTCTTAATTATATTAATGGggtaattatatttaataatatcGATTTAGAACATAAAGATTTTGCTATAAAGATGGCATGCTACATATGCCAGATGTTTGCTTCCCTATAAAGTTGCATGTATTTATATGTGAATGTGATTCATTCTCCAACATCGAACTTCATCCCAACTTAATTATATTCCTACCATATTTCGGAAAAAGAGGTCATTAACATTTCAATTAATTTATATCATTAACCAGTAACCTTTTATATGACATCAGtgacttttttattattattattatcaactTGATGATACTGTTGAAGAATATATTTATTCCTGTTATGATAATTTACATAAATGTTCAGAAATTGCTTACAACCAGTAAATTATCCCAGTCCATATGAAAATTTACAGCATaaagtttcatatttttcacaAAGCTCaagtgagatttttttttttttttttttatggaattacATTTCTAAAGATCATATATATGAGAAACGTTTCCCCACACTATAGTGTGTACAAATAATTCTAtttaaagatattgaatttgaaTACAATTGTTGAAAAATACTCGGAATTGGCTCAAAAAGGGGTTCGGAAAGTCTTAAATTTGTTTTTATAGTTAAAAAAGAATAGTTGTTTATGGTACTTTAGAAATGTTTCTCACATATATGATCTTTCAGGTGTGACTGGGCCTTAATGGATCCATTTAGCATTTAAGGCCCACTTGAAGAAGAGATTCTGGCTGAAATAAATGGTCCAATTATTTAAATGGGCTTAGATAGGAAGGCCTACATATTACAATGGGCTTCACATAAAATCTCATTGAGAGGATATGTTTTGAAATGTGAAGTCAGTGTTTCAGCTCATCAAATCCGATGGCCCTTCTCTACAAAATCCCTGTGTCTATACTCTCTGTATCTCCCGCCAAAATATCAATCTTCACCCCTCCTATCCTAAGCATACCATCCCTTATCCTTCACCCGCCTCCTGTTTCCTTAACTATCCTCTGTTCAATACCCAAATTCAGAGCCACCAGCACCACTACTCCCAACAAGTACATCTACCCTGACCCTATCCCCGAATTCGCTCACTCAGTAAGTTGTCTATGTTTGAATTATAGTCGCCTAggttttgttcaatttttgcgTACTTGTATCCATGTTTGTAGACTTATTGTTTGCGTTATTGCAGGAGACACTGAAGTTTAGGGCTGAGCTATTGAAGAAACTGTCCCTGGAGAGGGAAACATTTGGTGATGATCTTGTAAGAGTAGTTGATGTTTGCGCGGAGGtgaattttatttcttttcttttcttttttgggtCGATTATATACTTGATTAtgcttttttgtttgtttttaagtGTGTTTCTGAGAAGGTAGAGGAATGCTAGTGATATTTTTAGGTGGATAACTGATTAATTTGGTTGCAACTCAATAATGAGTAATGACATATAGACAAAAAGTTGCACATAACCTACTCCAGAAATGGATTAATCCCTTAAAAGGGatcattttaataaaaaattatttaattggttgtggttggaaaatatttcgCCCAAAGGGGCTGTTTTCCAACCACAGTTAAAAAGaaacaatttatttttaatataatactCATTACGGCGCCTATGGCGCCGTAATGAGCATCTATGTTGACAGGAATAATTCCTGTCAAACTAATATaaattgagcaagtaataaatTGAAGCTTTGAGACCCTGGCGGAGTTAGCACTTACCTTGGACCTTCATTCTAGGAAGTTGTTTTAGTGTCGTGAAAAATGCAAATTTAAGTGATGATGTACAAATTTAGTTACATATCTAACATTTACATGATGTTGCAATTTTAAGGCTCAAAGATGAGTTTTTACCATTAACATTAGAAGATTTCCATTAACATTGAAATTGTAACATCTGGTGGTAACGCTTCAAATTGCATTATTTCAATAACTATAGGACTAAATTTACACCTTATCCCCAAATTTAACCCCTTAACCTTTGTGAAATTATTGCATTGTCCCTGTGATCTTACTTGTTTTAGAACTTCTGTAGTTAAGCCCTTTa encodes:
- the LOC136218144 gene encoding protein PLASTID REDOX INSENSITIVE 2, chloroplastic-like: MALLYKIPVSILSVSPAKISIFTPPILSIPSLILHPPPVSLTILCSIPKFRATSTTTPNKYIYPDPIPEFAHSETLKFRAELLKKLSLERETFGDDLVRVVDVCAEIFSDFMHKEYGGPGTLLVEPFTDMLVALKEKKLPGAPLAAREALLWAQNYVDQDWQFWHSTPT